GGACGAGCGGACCAAGCACACTCCGGTCGTCCTGGTGACCTCGAAGAACCAGGAGAGCGACCGGGTCTGGGGGAAGCGCCAGGGCGCCGACGAGTACGTCCCGAAGCCCTTCACCCCCGAGCAGCTGCTGGCGGCGGTCCGCCGGTTCGTCCGGTAGGGGCGGAAGCGCCCACCCGCGATGAGCACCACCGTCCTCGACCCGCCCCGCACGTTGCGGGTGTGCCTCTTCCGGCTGTCGGGGGAGCTCCTCGCCCTGGACGTGCGGTGGGCGAGGGAGGTGGTCGTTCTCGAGGATCTGACCGCCGTGCCCCGGACCCCCGTTCACTTGGTGGGAGTCGCCAACCTCCGGGGTCACATCCTCCCCATCCTGGACATCCGGCCGCTTCTCGGGCTGGCGCCCGGACGAACCGGTCGCGGGAGCAGGGCGCTGGTGATCGAGGCCGCCTCCTTTCAGGTGGCCGTCGCCATCGACGAGATCCTGGGCCTCACCTCCATCGCGGAGCTCATCCCGCTGGGAGAGGCGGCGCGGCGGGAGTTCGGCGAATTCGGCCTGGGCCTCCTCGAGCGAGAGGACGGCCTCGCCACGCTGCTCGACGCCCCGAAGATCCTGGAAGCCCTCCGTGTCGGCGCAAGCGGAAAGGGAGACTGAGATGAAACGGCGAGCGTTTCTCGGTGTTCTCACCCGAGGTATCGCGGGCGGCCTTCTCGTCGGCGACCGGGCGGCCGCCTGGGCCCAGACGGCCATGACTCCGGGCGCGACGGCCCCCAAGGGTCCCCCGGAGGCTGCGACCGCCAGTGCTCCCGGCGTGACGCCGAAGGAGCTCAAGATCGGGATGAGCGCGGCGTTCAAGGGGACCGCGGCCGGGCTGGGGACCGAGTTCTACCGTGGCGCTCAGGCGTACTACCAGGAGGTCAACGCCAAGGGCGGGGTCCATGGCCGCTCCATCACCGTGGTGGCCCTCGACGACGGCTACGAGCCCATCCCGTGCATCAAGAACACGATCCAGCTCGTGGAGAAGGAGGGCGCGTTCTTCCTCTCCAACTATGTGGGGACGCCGACCCTGACCCGCGCGCTGCCGGTGATCAAGCGCTACGGCGACGTCATCCTGGTCGGGAACTTCACCGGGGCCCAGCCCCAGCGCGAGGCCCCCTATGTCGAGCACGTGTTCAACATCCGCGCCTCGTATCGGCAGGAGATGATGGCGCTGGTCGAGCGCTTCTGGCAGCAGGGCGCTCGGCGGTTCGGCGTGTACTACCAGATCGACGCCTACGGGCGGAGCGGCACGGATGGCGTGGCCCGTGGGCTCGCCCTCAAGGGCGCCAAGATCGCGGCCGAGGCCACCTATCAGCGGGGCGCGAAGTTCGAAGACGACATGACTCCGGCGGCCAAGGCGCTCCGCGAGGCGGGCGTCGACGTGGTCCTCTGTACCGGCGCCTACCAGGGCTGCGGCGCCTTCGTCAAGTCCGCCCGCGACCTGGGCTGGAACGTCCCCATCTCCAACGTGTCGTTCGTCGGCTCGGACGCCATGCTGAGCCTGCTGGTGAAGCACGGACAGACGACGGGTCGCGATTACACGCGGGCCCTCGTCAACTCGCAGGTGGTGCCGAGCTACGACGACCTGAGCCTGCCCGGTGTCGCCGAGTACCGCGCCCTCATGGACAAGTACTCGCCCGGGGTACCGGAGGCTCTCCGCGACCCCAAGTATCCGCCCCAGCGCCTGAGCTTCATCAGTCTCGAGGGGTTCGTGAACGCCAAGGTGATCGTCGAGGGACTGCGCCGGGCGGGGGTGAACCCGACGCGGGCGGGGCTTCGCCAGGCCTTCGAGTCGATCCGGAACTTCGACCTCGGAGTCGGTGCGCCGCTCGCATTCGGCCCCGAGCGCCATCAGGGGCTCGACAACGTCTATTTCACGCGCGTCGACAACGGCCGCTGGGCCCCCATCGCCGACTGGGGGGCCGCGGTCAGGGCTTGAGCCGTGGCTAGGTCCCGGCCCATCGACGTCGACGGCCCAATCTGGCTGGCTCCCGGAGGGGAGGACAAGATGGTCACACGGATGGAGACCCCGAACCGTCTGCCCCAGGTGAGCGGCGCGCCGACGCGCCTCCGACGGCGGTTCGGCCTGCTGGCCAAGATCATCGTGTTCCTGGCGGCGGTGCTCGTCCCGCTGGCCGCCGTCACGGGGTACCTGTCCGTCCAGGCCGTCCGCGAGCGGATGACCGAGGAGTTCACCTCCAAGGGCAGCGCGATCGCGAACAGTCTGGCCAGCTCCGGAGTCGACCTGATCCTGACCCGCGACGCGTCGACCGTCCAGGCCCTGGTGGACCAATTCGCGGCCATCAGCGGCGTCGCCTACGTCATGGTCTACGACACCCAGAAGACGCTCGTCGCCCACACCTTCGTTCCCCTGGTTCCGGCCGGCCTCATCGAGAAGAACCTCGTCTCGGGGGACGCCGTCAAGCCGCAGGTGCGCGAGATCCAGTATCCGGATCCGGTCACGGGCGCCACCCGCGAGGTGATCGACATCGGCGTGTCGATGCTGGGGGGGCAGCTCGGCACGGTTCGGGTCGGGATGAACAAGGCCATCATCGACGCGGCGGCCGCCCAGTCCCGTAACTACCTCCTGGCCGTGTTCGGCGGCGTGGCCCTGCTGGCGGTGCTCGCCGCGGTCGTCTTTGCCCGGCGCATCATCAAGCCGGTCGGCGAGCTCGTCAGGACCGCCCAGCGCGTCGGCCAGGGCGACCTCTCCCAGGTCGTCCCGGTGACCACCCACGACGAGATCGGCCAG
The sequence above is a segment of the Candidatus Methylomirabilota bacterium genome. Coding sequences within it:
- a CDS encoding chemotaxis protein CheW, with the translated sequence MSTTVLDPPRTLRVCLFRLSGELLALDVRWAREVVVLEDLTAVPRTPVHLVGVANLRGHILPILDIRPLLGLAPGRTGRGSRALVIEAASFQVAVAIDEILGLTSIAELIPLGEAARREFGEFGLGLLEREDGLATLLDAPKILEALRVGASGKGD
- a CDS encoding ABC transporter substrate-binding protein codes for the protein MKRRAFLGVLTRGIAGGLLVGDRAAAWAQTAMTPGATAPKGPPEAATASAPGVTPKELKIGMSAAFKGTAAGLGTEFYRGAQAYYQEVNAKGGVHGRSITVVALDDGYEPIPCIKNTIQLVEKEGAFFLSNYVGTPTLTRALPVIKRYGDVILVGNFTGAQPQREAPYVEHVFNIRASYRQEMMALVERFWQQGARRFGVYYQIDAYGRSGTDGVARGLALKGAKIAAEATYQRGAKFEDDMTPAAKALREAGVDVVLCTGAYQGCGAFVKSARDLGWNVPISNVSFVGSDAMLSLLVKHGQTTGRDYTRALVNSQVVPSYDDLSLPGVAEYRALMDKYSPGVPEALRDPKYPPQRLSFISLEGFVNAKVIVEGLRRAGVNPTRAGLRQAFESIRNFDLGVGAPLAFGPERHQGLDNVYFTRVDNGRWAPIADWGAAVRA